A section of the Microbulbifer pacificus genome encodes:
- a CDS encoding DUF6482 family protein, translated as MNLQIISLEGQFYLVETVDENGSHLLTDRQNRPLKFHSLEEIRDHVSAKNIDEIWLEQQTPYEEMCGLSEEAAPLRIRLNW; from the coding sequence ATGAACCTGCAAATCATATCTCTGGAAGGACAGTTTTATCTGGTTGAAACGGTGGATGAAAATGGTTCGCACCTTCTCACCGACCGGCAAAACAGGCCGCTCAAGTTCCACAGCCTTGAAGAAATTCGTGACCATGTCAGCGCAAAGAACATTGATGAGATCTGGCTTGAGCAACAGACACCCTACGAAGAAATGTGCGGTTTGTCGGAAGAAGCTGCGCCACTCAGGATCAGGTTGAACTGGTAG
- a CDS encoding MFS transporter, whose amino-acid sequence MPFEVLKDRNYALYLGGNTVSWIGTWMQRTAIGWLSWELTESASWVGAIVLAQYLPLVFIAPIFGVLIDRMDRRRYAIACLLLQILLNTGLFVIHALGLLNIYALLACCVLLGIGNAAYQPIRLTLIHDIAPPALLTQAISLNAVVFNVTRVVGPAIGGFSIGAFGVGGTFLINTFTFLGTLFALLVVHIRPSVRNTAAGSVLFQLLEGLRYIKSVPKFLELLILSVAIAAFGRGVLELLPAFAGGVYDRGSSGLATLMAVAGVGGVVAGVLLSGTSSRRSLVILITFGCALQGLFVMLLGLSTLFVLAVLSIFGIAAMSTLASIGMQAVLQADLDSAFRGRVVSIWGMTTVAGPAFGASILGALAQVTGLPAASILSGVVCTIVCIVVMWRSHFFPLGRDSTL is encoded by the coding sequence ATGCCCTTCGAGGTGTTGAAAGACCGAAATTACGCACTGTATCTGGGTGGCAACACGGTGTCGTGGATTGGCACCTGGATGCAGCGCACCGCCATCGGCTGGCTGTCGTGGGAATTGACGGAATCGGCATCCTGGGTGGGTGCCATCGTTCTGGCCCAGTACCTTCCGCTGGTTTTTATTGCCCCCATATTTGGTGTGCTGATCGATCGCATGGATCGCCGGCGCTATGCCATTGCCTGCCTGCTGTTGCAGATATTGCTGAATACCGGCCTCTTCGTCATCCACGCACTCGGGCTTCTTAACATCTACGCGCTACTTGCGTGCTGTGTGCTATTGGGGATTGGTAATGCCGCCTACCAGCCAATCCGGCTGACGCTGATCCACGATATTGCACCGCCCGCGCTGCTCACCCAGGCCATCAGCCTGAATGCGGTGGTGTTCAATGTTACGCGTGTGGTGGGGCCTGCCATTGGGGGATTTTCCATCGGCGCCTTTGGCGTGGGCGGCACCTTTCTGATCAACACTTTTACCTTTCTCGGGACGTTGTTTGCGCTGCTGGTGGTGCATATCCGTCCGTCTGTACGCAACACCGCGGCGGGCAGCGTGCTGTTCCAGTTGCTGGAAGGGCTGCGCTATATCAAAAGTGTGCCGAAATTTCTCGAGCTGTTGATTCTGTCCGTCGCTATCGCGGCCTTTGGTCGCGGCGTACTGGAGCTGTTGCCGGCCTTTGCCGGCGGCGTGTATGACCGCGGCAGTAGCGGGCTGGCGACCTTGATGGCAGTGGCCGGCGTGGGTGGGGTTGTCGCCGGCGTACTGCTTTCCGGTACCAGTAGTCGGCGCTCGCTGGTGATACTGATCACCTTCGGCTGTGCACTGCAGGGACTGTTTGTGATGCTGTTGGGGCTGTCGACCCTGTTTGTCCTGGCGGTATTGAGCATATTTGGCATCGCCGCCATGTCGACCCTGGCCAGCATCGGCATGCAGGCGGTACTGCAGGCCGATCTCGACAGTGCGTTTCGCGGCCGGGTGGTCAGTATCTGGGGTATGACCACGGTGGCAGGGCCGGCCTTTGGCGCTTCAATTCTGGGGGCATTGGCCCAGGTTACCGGCCTCCCCGCAGCGTCGATTCTGAGTGGAGTCGTGTGCACGATCGTGTGCATCGTAGTGATGTGGCGCAGCCACTTTTTCCCGCTGGGGCGGGATTCGACACTATGA
- a CDS encoding NADH:flavin oxidoreductase/NADH oxidase, whose translation MPNLFSTYRVKDVELRNRIAIPPMCQYQAEDGFTNDWHQVHYPALARGGAGLVIVEATAVAPEGRITPACTGLWSDAQAEGMQRIAASIKRSGAVPGIQIAHAGRKASANRPWEGDDHIPADDPRGWQPIGPSAIAYGEHLPRVPREMTLEDIERVKADFVAAAKRARDAGFEWLELHFAHGYLAQSFFSVHANRRTDEYGGDAKGRGRFLLETLAAVREVWPEKLPLTIRFGVIEYDGRDEETLAEAIDLVKGFREGGTDLVSVSLGFNTPAAQIPWGPAFLAPIAERVRREAELPVATAWGVGEPHVADKTVRDEQLDLVMVGRAHLANPHWSYQAALALDVERPSWVLPASYAHWLERYR comes from the coding sequence ATGCCCAATCTGTTTTCCACCTATCGCGTGAAGGATGTGGAACTGCGCAACCGCATCGCCATTCCGCCCATGTGCCAGTACCAGGCCGAGGACGGATTCACCAACGACTGGCACCAGGTCCACTATCCGGCACTGGCTCGCGGCGGTGCCGGCCTGGTGATTGTCGAGGCCACCGCGGTGGCACCGGAAGGGCGGATTACCCCCGCCTGTACCGGTCTGTGGAGTGATGCGCAGGCAGAGGGCATGCAGCGTATTGCCGCTTCGATCAAGCGCAGTGGCGCAGTGCCGGGAATCCAGATTGCCCACGCCGGTCGCAAGGCGAGCGCCAATCGCCCCTGGGAAGGCGACGACCATATTCCTGCGGACGATCCGCGCGGCTGGCAGCCCATCGGCCCCTCCGCGATCGCCTATGGTGAACACCTGCCGCGGGTACCGCGGGAAATGACCCTGGAGGATATCGAGCGGGTTAAGGCGGATTTTGTCGCCGCCGCCAAACGCGCCAGGGATGCGGGTTTCGAGTGGCTGGAACTGCACTTTGCCCACGGCTATCTCGCCCAGAGTTTCTTTTCCGTACACGCCAATCGGCGTACCGATGAATACGGTGGCGATGCCAAAGGGCGCGGCCGTTTCCTGCTGGAAACCCTGGCAGCGGTACGCGAGGTGTGGCCGGAAAAGCTGCCACTCACCATCCGCTTTGGTGTGATTGAATACGATGGCCGCGACGAGGAAACCCTGGCGGAAGCAATCGATCTGGTGAAAGGGTTTCGGGAGGGAGGAACCGACCTCGTCAGCGTGAGCCTCGGTTTCAATACCCCGGCCGCGCAGATTCCCTGGGGGCCAGCCTTCCTCGCGCCTATTGCCGAGCGCGTACGCCGTGAGGCGGAATTGCCGGTGGCGACGGCATGGGGAGTGGGTGAGCCACATGTCGCCGACAAAACTGTACGCGATGAACAGCTGGATCTGGTGATGGTGGGGCGTGCGCATCTGGCCAATCCGCACTGGAGTTACCAGGCGGCGCTGGCACTGGATGTCGAGCGTCCTTCGTGGGTGTTGCCCGCGTCGTACGCCCACTGGCTGGAGCGCTACCGCTGA
- a CDS encoding Na+/H+ antiporter NhaC family protein, translated as MNQSSPPASARALLPLLLFLALFVGAGLWYQSQGVDMAFYKVSATVAILPAIALAVLLARSPLNRAIETFVGGAGDNTIVTMVLIYLFAGAFASVAKAIGGVDATVNFGLSAIPPTLVLPGLFLITAFIATAMGTSMGTIAAIGPIAVGLADATDLSPLLTIGTVVGGAMFGDNLSIISDTTIAATRTQGVSMRDKFRMNLLIALPAALITLLWLWFSGTTANVPSPGEYDLVRIAPYILVLVLAVSGVNVLLVLFVGILLASGIGLVLEPGYTVARLSQHIYAGYTGMQEILILSLMIGGLGAMMQAGGGIAWLEQQIDRISRRGNRGQPGRKTGELGISAAVAATNVCTANNTVAILLTGQLAKDMATRYGVDPRRSASLLDIYSCTVQGMLPYGAQILLASSLAKVSPLALAGSIYYCWLLGACALVSIVAYGKFSRSKSTSG; from the coding sequence ATGAATCAATCTTCCCCCCCTGCGTCTGCGCGCGCCCTGCTCCCTCTGTTGCTATTTCTCGCGCTGTTTGTCGGTGCCGGGCTCTGGTACCAGTCGCAGGGAGTGGATATGGCCTTCTACAAGGTCTCCGCGACGGTGGCGATCCTGCCGGCCATTGCGCTGGCGGTGCTGCTCGCCCGCAGCCCGCTCAACCGCGCCATCGAGACCTTCGTGGGCGGTGCCGGTGACAACACCATTGTCACTATGGTGCTGATCTATCTGTTTGCCGGTGCATTCGCCAGCGTCGCCAAAGCCATCGGCGGCGTGGATGCCACGGTAAATTTCGGCCTGAGCGCGATTCCACCGACACTGGTTCTGCCTGGGCTCTTCCTGATCACAGCCTTTATCGCCACGGCCATGGGCACCTCCATGGGCACCATTGCTGCCATCGGCCCCATTGCCGTGGGGCTGGCAGATGCCACCGACCTCTCTCCACTGCTCACCATTGGCACCGTGGTGGGGGGCGCCATGTTCGGCGACAACCTGTCGATTATTTCCGACACCACCATCGCCGCGACCCGCACCCAGGGGGTCTCCATGCGCGACAAGTTCCGCATGAATCTGCTGATCGCCCTGCCCGCCGCGCTTATCACTCTGCTCTGGTTGTGGTTTTCCGGCACCACCGCGAATGTGCCTAGTCCCGGGGAATACGATCTGGTGCGCATAGCGCCCTATATCCTGGTGCTGGTGCTGGCGGTTTCCGGCGTGAATGTGTTGCTGGTACTGTTTGTGGGGATTTTGCTGGCTAGCGGGATCGGCTTAGTACTGGAGCCGGGTTATACGGTCGCGCGCCTGTCACAGCATATTTACGCGGGTTACACCGGTATGCAGGAAATCCTGATCCTGTCGCTGATGATCGGTGGCCTCGGCGCGATGATGCAGGCCGGCGGCGGCATCGCCTGGCTGGAACAGCAGATCGACCGCATCAGCCGGCGCGGCAATCGCGGGCAGCCTGGTCGTAAGACCGGTGAGCTGGGTATCAGTGCTGCAGTAGCCGCAACCAATGTGTGTACCGCCAACAATACCGTCGCCATCCTGCTCACCGGGCAGCTGGCAAAAGACATGGCCACACGTTACGGTGTCGACCCACGCAGAAGCGCGAGCCTGCTGGATATTTACTCCTGCACGGTGCAGGGCATGCTGCCATACGGCGCGCAGATATTGCTCGCATCGTCCCTGGCCAAGGTGTCTCCGCTGGCGCTCGCCGGCAGTATTTACTACTGCTGGTTGCTGGGCGCGTGTGCGCTGGTATCCATTGTCGCCTATGGCAAGTTTTCCCGAAGTAAATCAACTTCCGGTTAA
- a CDS encoding PepSY-associated TM helix domain-containing protein: protein MAISLGSARQWHWISSAVCLVGMLLFAITGITLNHAAEIPARPQVITHELSVPAELLDTWSDSESDTMQLPASLLQWLASEYRIYVPRDHRGEWDGSEYYLAMPRPGGDAWLSLDRDSGDLTFESTDRGWIAYFNDLHKGRDTGGVWRWFLDIFAVACVVFCLTGFWLLWTQSSRRISTWPVTALGVLIPLVIALVFIH from the coding sequence GTGGCAATTTCTCTCGGATCGGCGCGCCAATGGCACTGGATCAGCTCCGCGGTTTGCCTGGTGGGAATGCTGCTGTTTGCCATCACCGGTATCACCCTTAACCACGCAGCGGAGATCCCCGCACGGCCGCAAGTGATCACTCACGAGCTCAGTGTGCCCGCGGAACTGTTGGATACCTGGAGTGACAGCGAGTCCGATACGATGCAGTTGCCAGCGAGTTTGCTGCAGTGGCTGGCGAGCGAATATCGAATCTATGTCCCGCGCGACCACCGCGGCGAGTGGGACGGTAGCGAGTACTATCTCGCCATGCCGCGTCCCGGTGGGGATGCCTGGCTGTCTCTCGACCGGGACAGTGGCGATCTCACCTTTGAAAGTACCGATCGCGGCTGGATTGCCTATTTCAACGACCTGCACAAGGGGCGCGACACCGGCGGTGTGTGGCGCTGGTTCCTGGACATTTTTGCGGTGGCCTGTGTGGTTTTCTGCCTGACCGGTTTCTGGCTGCTGTGGACGCAGTCATCGCGCCGGATATCCACCTGGCCGGTAACCGCACTGGGGGTGCTGATCCCCCTGGTGATTGCACTGGTTTTCATTCACTGA
- a CDS encoding DUF2271 domain-containing protein produces MDKKLFKQLAAAAVISASGIAGTAQAETLQVSIEIPRFKVAEYHNPYVAVWLEDEDHNATQIAVWYDVYMPNNKGAKWLKDLRQWWRRGGRELEMPVDGITSATYGPGEYALHVAIAESDLGKLAPGNYRLRVEAAREVGGRELVEIPLTWPLEKSSQPLSIEGKKELGRITVAVLP; encoded by the coding sequence ATGGATAAGAAGTTGTTTAAACAACTGGCTGCAGCGGCCGTGATTTCAGCATCCGGAATTGCCGGCACTGCACAGGCAGAAACCCTGCAGGTCAGTATCGAAATTCCGCGATTTAAAGTGGCGGAGTACCACAACCCCTATGTGGCGGTATGGCTGGAAGACGAAGACCACAATGCCACCCAGATTGCAGTGTGGTACGACGTGTATATGCCCAACAACAAGGGCGCAAAGTGGCTCAAGGACTTGCGCCAGTGGTGGCGACGGGGCGGGCGCGAACTGGAAATGCCGGTAGACGGCATCACTTCCGCCACGTACGGTCCAGGTGAATACGCACTGCATGTGGCAATTGCCGAGAGCGACCTCGGCAAGCTGGCACCCGGCAATTACCGTCTGCGGGTGGAAGCGGCGCGCGAAGTGGGCGGCCGCGAACTGGTGGAAATACCGCTGACCTGGCCGCTGGAAAAATCCAGCCAGCCCTTGTCCATCGAGGGGAAAAAAGAACTGGGTCGTATCACTGTCGCGGTACTGCCCTAA
- a CDS encoding NADPH cytochrome P450 oxidoreductase family protein, producing MTEGQRIAVAVVCALAWLLWVTLLIARHRRELIAVRRQQQAQPQGSVLIAYASQSGTAAALARQSAEHLRPSQPVTLLPLSLVTSQTLQAAHKALFVVSTYGEGEPPDNGQRFARNYLTGACGDAAALDLSHLSYSVVALGDSTYERFCAFGQRLFDGMAQLGAKALEPLYKVDSAREEVSGIGSGIASAMPAWFCGSQPAVKTRSNATTTWWRLAQRTLLNPGSPGAPLFELTLRAVSDLPKWRAGDVFVVQPRQQRAAVVRWLASHDLQATRWMVTGGRGQTLQAWLRDRALPDAGFDREKLMGGDLSEFPLLPVREYSVASGNEEKALKLIVRQQFSDEGRLGLGSGWLTEYCELGELFSGYLRENGNCHTPDHRRPLLLIGAGSGLAGLRAQLAERAAQANSGPVWLVFGERCPDTDRLLAREMDNWLRQGTLARCDRIFSRGERSEFRYVQEFLAAREQELRTFVSRDADIYVCGNRTGMGEGVHRVLKQLLGEQEVETLLESGRYRRDLY from the coding sequence GTGACAGAAGGTCAACGTATTGCCGTTGCCGTGGTCTGCGCGCTGGCCTGGCTTCTATGGGTAACCTTGCTGATTGCGCGACATCGCCGCGAATTAATCGCGGTGCGGCGCCAGCAGCAAGCGCAGCCGCAGGGCAGTGTGCTTATCGCGTACGCGAGCCAGAGCGGCACCGCCGCCGCGCTGGCCCGCCAGAGCGCGGAGCACTTGCGCCCGTCGCAGCCGGTCACGCTTCTGCCACTCAGCCTTGTGACTTCGCAGACCTTACAGGCCGCGCACAAGGCGCTGTTCGTCGTCAGTACCTATGGCGAAGGGGAGCCGCCGGACAATGGCCAGCGCTTTGCCAGAAATTATCTGACTGGTGCCTGCGGCGATGCCGCCGCGCTGGATCTATCTCACCTTTCCTATTCCGTTGTCGCGCTGGGTGACAGCACCTACGAACGCTTCTGTGCCTTTGGCCAGAGGCTGTTTGATGGTATGGCGCAACTGGGCGCGAAGGCGCTGGAGCCATTGTACAAAGTTGACAGTGCCCGCGAAGAAGTCAGTGGTATCGGCAGCGGTATTGCCAGCGCCATGCCCGCCTGGTTCTGTGGGTCACAGCCCGCGGTAAAAACTCGCAGTAATGCCACCACCACCTGGTGGCGGCTGGCGCAGCGCACACTACTCAACCCCGGTAGTCCGGGCGCGCCGCTGTTTGAGCTGACCTTGCGTGCGGTCAGCGATCTGCCCAAGTGGCGTGCTGGCGATGTGTTTGTGGTGCAGCCGCGGCAGCAGCGCGCGGCGGTAGTGCGCTGGCTCGCATCACACGACTTGCAAGCTACCCGCTGGATGGTCACCGGTGGTCGCGGCCAGACATTACAAGCGTGGCTGCGCGATCGCGCACTTCCCGATGCGGGGTTTGATCGGGAGAAGTTAATGGGTGGGGATCTCAGTGAATTTCCGCTGCTGCCCGTGCGGGAGTATTCCGTGGCCTCAGGCAATGAGGAAAAAGCGCTCAAGTTGATCGTGCGCCAGCAGTTTAGTGACGAGGGGCGGCTCGGATTGGGCTCTGGCTGGTTGACCGAATACTGCGAGCTGGGGGAACTGTTTTCCGGCTATCTACGGGAAAATGGCAACTGCCATACCCCGGATCACCGTCGTCCGCTTCTGTTGATCGGCGCCGGTAGTGGCCTCGCCGGGCTGCGCGCGCAGCTGGCGGAGCGGGCGGCGCAGGCGAACTCCGGGCCCGTGTGGCTGGTTTTTGGTGAGCGCTGCCCGGACACTGACCGGCTGCTTGCCAGGGAAATGGACAACTGGTTGCGGCAGGGAACCCTGGCGCGATGTGACCGGATTTTCTCTCGTGGTGAACGGTCAGAATTTCGTTACGTGCAGGAATTTCTGGCGGCACGAGAGCAAGAGTTACGCACTTTTGTTTCCCGTGATGCAGATATCTATGTATGCGGTAATCGCACTGGCATGGGCGAAGGTGTGCACCGGGTACTCAAGCAGCTGCTGGGTGAGCAGGAGGTGGAAACACTGCTTGAGTCCGGGCGCTACCGACGGGATCTGTATTGA
- a CDS encoding SGNH/GDSL hydrolase family protein, giving the protein MKNWSLFAAALALAGLSAAPAYADGASVAVPANAAELQYTGRIDFSDRRAPVLSWPGSSVRANFTGTALHITLDDNTGSNFYNVIVDGNAAHPFVLQTNKGEHSYEISRVLPPGEHTVEIYKRTEGEYGATRFKGLQLSSSGKLLPATARPTRHMEIFGDSISCGMGNEGANNGRDDLPAEQNHYWTYGAVAARALDAELHTICRSGIGIMVSWFPYTMSAYYDQLNGVGDNDSRWDFQHWTPDVVVINLFQNDSWLVDSKKRLQPVPDDQQRIDAYVDFVRDIRIRYPDANIICALGSMDATANNKWPDYIRKAVAQIQKETGDTKLHTLFFDYTGYAQHPRVAQHIVNGEKLAAFAREKMGWQDGH; this is encoded by the coding sequence ATGAAAAATTGGTCTTTGTTCGCTGCAGCGCTGGCACTGGCCGGGCTTTCGGCAGCACCGGCATATGCCGATGGTGCCAGTGTAGCGGTTCCCGCCAATGCGGCAGAACTGCAATATACGGGCCGTATCGACTTCAGTGACAGACGCGCGCCCGTTCTGAGCTGGCCGGGTAGCAGCGTGCGGGCAAATTTTACCGGCACCGCGCTTCACATAACCCTCGACGATAACACCGGCTCGAATTTCTACAACGTGATTGTCGACGGCAATGCCGCGCATCCGTTCGTGCTGCAGACCAACAAGGGCGAACACAGTTACGAAATTTCCCGCGTGCTACCGCCGGGAGAACACACGGTGGAAATCTACAAGCGCACCGAGGGCGAGTACGGTGCAACCAGATTCAAGGGGCTACAGTTGTCCAGTTCCGGCAAGCTACTGCCAGCAACCGCAAGACCCACGCGGCACATGGAAATATTTGGCGACTCCATCAGCTGCGGCATGGGCAATGAGGGCGCGAACAACGGCCGCGACGACCTGCCCGCGGAACAGAACCATTACTGGACCTACGGTGCGGTGGCGGCGCGCGCACTGGATGCCGAACTGCACACCATCTGCCGAAGTGGAATCGGCATCATGGTGAGCTGGTTCCCCTATACCATGTCAGCGTATTACGACCAGTTGAACGGCGTTGGCGACAATGACAGCCGCTGGGATTTCCAGCACTGGACGCCGGATGTGGTGGTAATCAACCTGTTCCAGAACGACAGCTGGCTGGTGGACAGTAAAAAGCGCCTGCAGCCAGTACCCGACGATCAGCAGCGGATCGACGCATACGTCGATTTTGTTCGCGATATCCGCATTCGCTACCCCGACGCCAATATTATTTGCGCCCTCGGCAGCATGGATGCCACTGCCAACAACAAATGGCCGGATTACATTCGCAAAGCCGTAGCGCAGATACAGAAAGAAACCGGGGATACAAAACTGCACACGCTGTTTTTCGACTATACCGGTTACGCCCAACATCCGCGGGTGGCCCAGCACATCGTCAATGGAGAAAAACTGGCGGCGTTTGCGCGCGAAAAGATGGGTTGGCAGGACGGGCACTAA
- a CDS encoding dienelactone hydrolase family protein, producing the protein MCDELNSKDAEAYFLQKGAGKGVSRRTFGRLGIGAGIGSALATALPWSAVAAAENGVSLVESNVMVATPDGEADCYFVHPAEGRHPAVIMWPDIFGIRPAFRQMGKRLAQSGYAVLVVNPYYRNMHGQLVPDDAKIIGPELREKIFPKGRELAGTLSPQTCVTDGKAFIAFLDKQAAVDPAKKAGTAGYCMTGSYTFRLAAAMPERFGAGASFHGGGLVTEAADSPHRLIPEIKAGFLVAIAENDDERQPEAKVELRKAFDAAGLDATVEVYEGAMHGWCPPDSMAYNQVQAERAWQEMLTLFAKYLN; encoded by the coding sequence ATGTGTGACGAACTGAACAGTAAAGACGCCGAGGCTTACTTTCTGCAGAAAGGGGCCGGCAAGGGGGTAAGTCGCCGAACTTTTGGTCGTCTCGGCATCGGTGCCGGTATTGGCTCCGCGCTTGCCACGGCGTTGCCCTGGTCCGCGGTGGCTGCCGCGGAGAATGGCGTGAGTCTGGTGGAGAGCAATGTCATGGTGGCGACCCCTGACGGCGAGGCCGACTGCTATTTTGTGCACCCCGCCGAAGGGCGCCACCCCGCGGTGATCATGTGGCCAGATATCTTCGGTATACGCCCGGCGTTTCGCCAGATGGGAAAGCGCCTGGCGCAGTCCGGCTACGCTGTGCTGGTGGTGAATCCCTACTATCGCAATATGCACGGTCAGCTGGTACCGGATGATGCAAAAATTATCGGACCGGAATTGCGGGAAAAGATTTTTCCCAAGGGGCGGGAGCTCGCCGGCACTCTGTCACCACAGACGTGCGTGACTGACGGCAAAGCGTTTATCGCATTCCTGGATAAGCAGGCGGCGGTAGACCCGGCGAAAAAAGCGGGCACCGCCGGTTATTGCATGACCGGCTCCTACACCTTCCGCCTGGCTGCGGCAATGCCCGAACGGTTTGGTGCCGGTGCCTCATTTCACGGCGGTGGCCTGGTCACCGAAGCCGCGGACAGTCCGCATCGGCTGATTCCTGAGATCAAGGCCGGCTTCCTCGTGGCTATCGCCGAAAATGACGATGAGCGCCAGCCGGAGGCCAAGGTGGAGTTGCGCAAGGCGTTTGATGCCGCCGGGCTGGATGCCACCGTGGAAGTATACGAAGGCGCGATGCACGGCTGGTGCCCACCAGACTCCATGGCGTACAACCAGGTGCAGGCAGAACGCGCCTGGCAGGAAATGCTTACGCTGTTTGCCAAGTACTTGAATTGA
- a CDS encoding slipin family protein → MFLKVVVVPENHRALVFQGDRYKCLLKSGTHYLPYLSRLSVEIFNLDVLEIPRANLKFLVRRHSELSRYMWQAETREYEVGLIYRDDQLYDCLLPLEEKTLWLGLGDLRLSKFDVRERPLWTETQFSYLLQKRPELAQWFELLNLGDHEVSLIYKEARLIEILPPASEVVLWKGPEANLRAEKIDLHTTLELTDALAQTLRFDLSAKLESRVKNLVFLAEVPERHQGLLEVNGREERWLGPGFYAFWKSGRKVSLTLVDMRLQMIDVSGQEILTRDRVSLRVNLSATFRVSNAARVIEVTTDYTSHVYRALQLALREAVGTRTLDALLENKSALNGDVRKLLGGDLDPLGIEVVDIGVKDIVLPGDMKAILNRVVEAQKEAEANLIRRREETQAMRALNNTAKMMDSSATLMRLKELEALERVTTKIDRISVYGGLEGLVGELVRLRAPPG, encoded by the coding sequence ATGTTCTTAAAAGTTGTGGTGGTTCCTGAAAATCATCGTGCTCTGGTGTTCCAGGGTGACCGTTACAAATGCCTGCTCAAGTCGGGAACGCACTACTTGCCGTATCTATCTCGGCTAAGTGTCGAAATTTTTAATCTGGATGTGCTGGAGATTCCACGTGCGAATTTGAAGTTTCTCGTGCGTCGCCACTCGGAGCTGTCACGGTATATGTGGCAGGCGGAAACCCGCGAATATGAGGTCGGATTGATTTACCGTGATGACCAGTTGTACGACTGCCTGTTACCGCTGGAGGAAAAGACTCTGTGGCTTGGGCTGGGAGATTTGCGGCTGAGTAAGTTTGATGTGCGCGAGCGACCTCTATGGACGGAAACCCAGTTTTCATATCTTTTGCAGAAAAGGCCGGAACTTGCGCAGTGGTTTGAGTTGTTGAATCTTGGTGATCATGAAGTGTCGCTGATCTACAAGGAGGCGCGCTTGATTGAAATCCTTCCGCCGGCAAGCGAGGTTGTGTTGTGGAAGGGGCCCGAGGCCAATTTGCGTGCTGAAAAGATCGATTTACACACTACATTGGAATTAACTGACGCGCTTGCGCAGACATTGCGGTTTGATTTGTCAGCCAAATTGGAGTCCCGGGTTAAAAATCTGGTATTCCTAGCGGAAGTCCCCGAGAGGCATCAAGGGCTTCTGGAGGTCAATGGACGGGAGGAGCGTTGGCTTGGTCCTGGCTTTTATGCGTTCTGGAAGTCCGGACGTAAGGTGAGCTTAACTCTGGTGGATATGCGCTTACAAATGATTGACGTCAGTGGGCAGGAAATTTTGACGCGGGACAGAGTTTCACTGCGTGTAAACCTTTCCGCCACTTTCCGGGTAAGCAATGCGGCGCGTGTGATCGAGGTAACTACAGATTACACCAGCCATGTTTACCGAGCTTTGCAGTTGGCTTTGCGGGAAGCGGTGGGAACTCGTACCCTGGATGCGTTGTTGGAAAACAAAAGCGCATTGAATGGTGATGTGCGCAAGCTTCTGGGTGGTGATCTCGATCCACTGGGGATTGAAGTCGTTGACATCGGCGTTAAAGATATTGTTCTACCGGGAGATATGAAAGCGATTCTTAACCGGGTTGTGGAAGCCCAGAAGGAAGCCGAGGCGAACTTGATCCGACGTCGTGAAGAAACTCAGGCAATGCGTGCACTCAACAATACTGCAAAAATGATGGATAGTAGTGCTACCCTGATGCGTCTCAAGGAGCTGGAGGCACTGGAGCGCGTCACCACAAAGATCGACCGTATTTCCGTATACGGCGGTCTTGAAGGGCTGGTGGGCGAGCTGGTCAGGTTGCGCGCGCCACCGGGATGA